GCCCGGCAGTTCGATCATGCCCGGCAAGGTGAACCCGGTGATCCCCGAAGCGACCGTGATGGTCTGCGCGCAGGTGATGGGTTACCACACCGCGGTGACGGTGGCGGGCCAGACCGGCAACTTCCAGCTCAACGTCACCCTGCCGCTGATCGCGCACAACCTGCTGGATGCGATGCACCTGCTGTCGAACGTGTCGCGGCTGCTGGCGGACGACTGCATCGCGGGGCTGAAGGTGCGCGATGCGCGGGTCAAGGAAGCGCTGGACCGCAATCCGATCCTGGTGACGGCGCTGAACCCGGTGATCGGCTACGAGAAGGGTGCCGCCATCGCCAAGCAGGCGTACAAGCAGAACCGGCCTGTACTGGATGTGGCGCGCGAGGTCACCGGGTTGCCGGAGAAGACGCTGAAGCCGCTGCTGGATCCGGCCGTGCTCGCCAAGGGCGGCATCCACGGCAAGGCGGGCGGCGGAGGCGGTTGAACCCGTCCGCCGTGGTGCGGCGGCGGATCGTATTCGACGGGATCAGGGCTTGGCCGGCTCCGCCGCAGCGGCGTCGGCTTCCGAGGCGGCATTCTTCGCGCCGCCGTCGTCGTCCTTGATCGCCTGGCCGATGGCGCGGCCGACGTCTTCGCCGGCCTCGTGGCTTTCGTTCTGCTCGGTACGGCAATCCTCGACATCGCCTTCGTCCATGGAGGCATACGGCAGGAAGGCGGGGAGGGCGGCGGCGAGTTCCTGCTGCGCCTTGTACAGGCCCGGCAGGCGGTCGCAGATCTTCATCGCTTCGGCTTCGACCTTCTTGGCTTCCGCCTCGATCTCCTTGTCGATCTGGTCCGGGTTGCCGCTGAAGATGCCCTTCACCGCGGCGCCCACCGCCTTGCCGGCGAGCTTGGCGCCTTCCTTGCCGGTGGCGATGCCGGCATCGGCGATGCCGCCCAGTTCGCGGTGGTAAGCCACCAGCAGCGCGCGCTGCGCGTCGTTCACCTCGACTTTCTTGCCGTCGATGATGAAGTCGCCCTTGGCGGATATTTCCGCCTTCGGCTGGCCGGTCGCGTTGAGCGTGAGGTTCTGGCCCCACAACGCGCCGGACGCTTCGATGCGGGTGCCGGAATCGGGCGCCTTGTCCTTGCCCGAACAGGCGGACAGGAGGACGAGGGAGAGCGCGAATGCGAGCGGTGCGAATCGGGTCATGGTCATTCCTTGGAACTCAATGATGTTTCGGGAGATCGATGGCGCCCTTCACGCCTTCGTGGTGCACGTCGCCGCTGCCGATGGAGCGCACGGTGAGCGCGCCCGCGACGTTGCGGGCTTCCACGCCGCCGGAGCCGACCGACCCGACGACGACGTCGCCGCCGACATCGCGTACTTCGGCGTCGCCGGAACCGATCGAGCCGATCTCGACGCTGCCGGTGCCGCGCACCAGGGTGAAGTCGCCCGAGCCGATGCTGCCGACATGGACGGCACCGCGAACGCCCCGTGCGGTGACATCGCCGGAGCCGATGGAGATCACGCGCACCGCGCCGACATCGTCCAGTTCGATGTCGCCGGAACCGACCGACACCGCTGCCAGTCCGCGGATGCCGCGTGCGGCGACATCGCCGGAACCCACGTCGGCGCTCAGCACCGGCGAGCCGGTGACGACCGCATCGCCGGAGCCGACCTTGAGCTGCACGGGGAGGGTGTCCGGGAGGGTCACCGACAGGGTCTGGTAGGCGTAGTTGTTGCCGAAGAACACGCCACTGAAGCGCCCCTCGCGCCAGACGCGCACCACCAGCTTGTCGCCGACGCGTTCCTGGGACAGCTTCAGGCTGGGCAGCGCATCGGCCTGCGACGCGCAGGCCTTGCCTTGCAGCGAGACGGCCGCGCCGGGCGAGGCGTCCACGCGCAGGTCGTTGTGGCCGATGTCGAACACGATGGCCTTGGCGCCGGCCGTGTCCAGCTTCAACTGGCGCGGGGCGGAATGCTTGCAGTGTTCCCCCTGCGCGAACGCGGGTGCCGCGAGCAGCGCGGTCGCGAGGAACAGCAAGGGGGCGGTGGTCGACATGCGCATGCGGTCGTTCTCCGGGTGGCGGGAATCAGAAGTTCCAGTCGGACTGGTTGGCGCAGTCGTCCACGTCGGCCTGGTCCATGCTGGCGTACGGCTTGAACTCCGGCACGGACGCCGCGAGCGCCTGCTGCGCCGTGAGCAGCGCCGGCAGGCGGCCGCAGAGCTGGTCGACCATCGGCTTGATCTTGGTCTTGGCTTCCGCGCCGACCTGCTTGCCGATCTCGTCGCCCGACTGGCCGGACAGCACGCCCTTGAGTGCGCTTGCTGCCGCATCGATGCCGACCTTCGCGCCTTCCATGCCGATCGCCATGCCGTCGCCGACCACGGTGATCATCGCGCCGCGGTAGGCCAGCACCTTCTCTTTCTGCTCAGGCGTAGTGGCCACGGACTTGCCTTCGATCAGCAGGTCGCCGGCGGGTGTGATCTCCGCTTTCGGCAGCTGCTGGTTCTCGTTGCGGTTGAGCGTGAGGTTCTCGGTCGCCAGCTTCTTGCGCGCCGCGTCGATCTCGCTCTGGGCCTTCTGCAGTTCCTGGCTGGCTTCACCGAGGCCCTTGCGGGCTTCGTCCATCGCCTTGGCGGCGATGCCGGTGGGGGCGTTGTCGTGCTTGTCCTGGGCCGGCTGGCAGGCTGCCAGCGCCAGGGCGGCGACGAGGGGGAGCGTACGCAGGAGGGCAGTGCGGGGCATGGGGGCGTCCTCGTTGAATGGAGAATGGGGTGGCGGCCGCAGCCGCCACCGTGTCCAGGCTTATTCGCTTTCGCGCCAGCGGCGCAGGTAGATCGCGCCGACGATCAGGGCGATGCCGATGACCGCGCCGATCCAGATGTCCGCCGAGGCGAATGCCTGCCAGCTGCGCGTCAGGTCGATGGCGTTGGCCAGTTCGTCGGGCGTGTTGATCTCGGTATGCGCGCCGGCGGCACCGCCCTGCAGGGTCGGGAACCAGGCGCCCGGCACCACGCTCAGCAGGCCGCGGTAGACCACCGTGTACCAGACCAGGTCATGGCGGATGTTCAGGCCCGGCAGGATGTCGGTCATGCTGATGATCACGCAGGCCAGCACCGGCACCAGCACGGCCCACAGGAACGGCTTGCTGCGTGCCCACGCCGAGCAGAACATCAGCCAGCCGATCGCCGGCAGCGACCAGAACACGTAGACGGGCAGCGAACTGATCACACCGCCGATGACGCGCAAGGGGTGCGAATGGGTGAACATCGCGCCACCGGCCGGCAGGCCGTTGACGGTGATGGTCAGCGCCGAGATCAGCCACATCGCCACGCCGATCAGGATGCCGATGCCGATGGCCAGCAGCGGCGCCAGGACCAGCGCCCAGGCCAGCTTCGACAGCACCATGTGGGTGTCCGAGACCGGCAACGACTTCCAGAACAGGACGCTGCGGTCGCGGCGGTCGTCGTACAGGGTGCCCAGGGCGTAGAAGAACACCACGAACGCCAGCACCACGCAGGCGAGGATCACGCCGCCCAGCAACATGCCGTCGCCGATCCCGCCGACGATCTGGTGCGCCTTTTCCGGTGCGTCGTCGATGACGAAGCCGCCATCGCCCATCGAGCGGCGCGCCGCGATGCTGCCGATGACGGCCAGGATCAGGTTCAGCACCAGGAAGATGCCGCCGGTGATCACCGGCGCCCAGAAGAAGCCGCCGCGGTTCTCCCAGAACTCGCGCTTGATCAGCCACTTGAACGCGCCCGGCTTGGAGGGCTTGCCCAACGTCGAAGTCACGGCGTTCATGCGTAGGTTCCTTTCATGATGGCGACGAACAGGTCGGCCAGGCCAGGGGTACGGGTTTCGCCCAGCGGGGCGAGCTGCGCCTGCGGCACGCCGTCGAAGAGCAGCACGGTCTTGCCGAAGGGCAGGGCACGTTCATCGATCGGTTTCAGGGCACGCGCCTGATCGGCCGCCTCGGCGCCGCCGACGAGCACTTCGGTGTAGCGCTCGGCAACTTCGTCCATCTGCGCGGTCAGCACGATCTTGCCGTCGCGGATGAACATCACGTCGGTGAGGATGTGTTCGATCTCCTCGACCTGGTGGGTGGTGACGATGATGGTCTTCTGCTCGTCGAAGTAGTCTTCCAGCAGGCGTTGGTAGAACTGCTTGCGGTAGAGGATGTCCAGGCCGAGCGTGGGTTCGTCCAGGACCAGCAGTTTGGCGTCGATCGCCATCACCAGCGCCAGGTGCAGCTGCACGATCATGCCCTTGGACATCTCGCGGACGCGCAGGTTGGGCTTGAGCTGGGTGTTGGCGATGAATCGCTCGCACTTGGCCCGATCGAAGCGGGGGTGCACGCCTTCGACGAAATCGATGGCTTCCTTGACCTTCATCCAGCGCGGCAGCACGGCCACGTCGGCGATGAAGCAGACGTCCTTCATCAGTTCGTCGCGGTCCTTGCGCGGATCCAGGCCCAGCACCCGCAGCTGGCCCTCGAACGGCGTCAGGCCGAGGATGGCCTTCAGCGCGGTGGTCTTGCCCGCGCCGTTGGGACCGATCAGACCGATGATCTTGCCCGCCTCGATCTCGAAGCTGGTGTTGTCCAGCGCCAGCTTGTTCTTGTAGCCCTTGCGAAGACCGTGGGCAGTGACCACGGTGTTGGCGATTGCGGCATTCATCACTTGTTCCCCTTGGATTGCAGCAGCTCTTCGATAGACAGGCCCAGGCGCTCGATGCGCTCGGCGACGGCCGGCCATTCTTCGGTCAGGAACCGCTCGCGCTCGCTGCCGCGCAGCTTCTTGGACGCTTCGTCGGTGACGAACATGCCCAGGCCGCGGCGCTTCTCCACCAGGGCCTCGTCGGCCAGCTCCTGATAGGCGCGCGATACGGTGATCGGATTCAGCTGGTACTCCGCGGCCACCTGGCGCACGGAGGGCAGGGCGTCGCCCGGCTTCAGGATCCCGTCCAGCATCATGGCGATCACACGATCCTTCAGCTGGCGGTAGATGGGAGCGCCGTCGCTCC
This genomic stretch from Pseudoxanthomonas sp. CF385 harbors:
- a CDS encoding DUF2884 family protein, with protein sequence MTRFAPLAFALSLVLLSACSGKDKAPDSGTRIEASGALWGQNLTLNATGQPKAEISAKGDFIIDGKKVEVNDAQRALLVAYHRELGGIADAGIATGKEGAKLAGKAVGAAVKGIFSGNPDQIDKEIEAEAKKVEAEAMKICDRLPGLYKAQQELAAALPAFLPYASMDEGDVEDCRTEQNESHEAGEDVGRAIGQAIKDDDGGAKNAASEADAAAAEPAKP
- a CDS encoding DUF4097 family beta strand repeat-containing protein, which encodes MSTTAPLLFLATALLAAPAFAQGEHCKHSAPRQLKLDTAGAKAIVFDIGHNDLRVDASPGAAVSLQGKACASQADALPSLKLSQERVGDKLVVRVWREGRFSGVFFGNNYAYQTLSVTLPDTLPVQLKVGSGDAVVTGSPVLSADVGSGDVAARGIRGLAAVSVGSGDIELDDVGAVRVISIGSGDVTARGVRGAVHVGSIGSGDFTLVRGTGSVEIGSIGSGDAEVRDVGGDVVVGSVGSGGVEARNVAGALTVRSIGSGDVHHEGVKGAIDLPKHH
- a CDS encoding ABC transporter permease; its protein translation is MNAVTSTLGKPSKPGAFKWLIKREFWENRGGFFWAPVITGGIFLVLNLILAVIGSIAARRSMGDGGFVIDDAPEKAHQIVGGIGDGMLLGGVILACVVLAFVVFFYALGTLYDDRRDRSVLFWKSLPVSDTHMVLSKLAWALVLAPLLAIGIGILIGVAMWLISALTITVNGLPAGGAMFTHSHPLRVIGGVISSLPVYVFWSLPAIGWLMFCSAWARSKPFLWAVLVPVLACVIISMTDILPGLNIRHDLVWYTVVYRGLLSVVPGAWFPTLQGGAAGAHTEINTPDELANAIDLTRSWQAFASADIWIGAVIGIALIVGAIYLRRWRESE
- a CDS encoding ABC transporter ATP-binding protein codes for the protein MNAAIANTVVTAHGLRKGYKNKLALDNTSFEIEAGKIIGLIGPNGAGKTTALKAILGLTPFEGQLRVLGLDPRKDRDELMKDVCFIADVAVLPRWMKVKEAIDFVEGVHPRFDRAKCERFIANTQLKPNLRVREMSKGMIVQLHLALVMAIDAKLLVLDEPTLGLDILYRKQFYQRLLEDYFDEQKTIIVTTHQVEEIEHILTDVMFIRDGKIVLTAQMDEVAERYTEVLVGGAEAADQARALKPIDERALPFGKTVLLFDGVPQAQLAPLGETRTPGLADLFVAIMKGTYA
- a CDS encoding GntR family transcriptional regulator gives rise to the protein MTSIQWSDGAPIYRQLKDRVIAMMLDGILKPGDALPSVRQVAAEYQLNPITVSRAYQELADEALVEKRRGLGMFVTDEASKKLRGSERERFLTEEWPAVAERIERLGLSIEELLQSKGNK